The Toxorhynchites rutilus septentrionalis strain SRP chromosome 3, ASM2978413v1, whole genome shotgun sequence genome includes a region encoding these proteins:
- the LOC129776790 gene encoding eEF1A lysine and N-terminal methyltransferase homolog isoform X2, with protein MQEANKLERPEMLWYHMDATAMKFSDEKYSVVLDKGTLDALFSDDSEATVSTVRQYFSEIARVLRVGGRYICVSLLQEHILKQVLAFFPEHDFMFRVVRCAEAEQKTAEDNSDGMAMPVFMVVATKFKKLPMKVFEICLAGEQIQRVQKSDEITLSIAAAQKAAMVCNGLVRGSIAGMSEISMDLHRPGQETPRYTIHVLDQKPVRGNGKYAAFIVPQGRETEWLFSTPQGRQKLLASASHDRLAIVSMHRGHDYVSWDAVKDELAESVKSLAPQGLHAHIPYLSLGSEVGRRETVFKGHSDLSGDYIVEEILGDDNKIFRRLIFLNNQFVIQSEAAIKIVRGKGKSMESKKVVDPGYLACQHHLYMTTGVHLATELGPHDDNKSVMVVGLGGGGLCTFIHKCLRNTKLVAVEIDPEMLTVATKYFGLTLDDRLKVEIRDGIDFLKDSAERDRCFRAILFDVDSKDPTLGMSCPPQAFIERDVLCNARKLVGDDGIFVLNLVCRDETLRGKVVEGLRQVFKYVMSYKLEEDVNEIFYCADHEALSSGEKWQEAMKRSAAEINSLARKHKLSRDNLIELGEFVHGLTI; from the exons ATGCAGGAAGCGAACAAGCTGGAACGGCCCGAAATGCTGTGGTATCACATGGATGCCACAGCGATGAAATTCAGCGACGAGAAGTACTCAGTGGTTTTGGATAAAGGCACGCTGGATGCGTTGTTCAGTGATGATAGCGAGGCCACTGTTAGCACCGTTCGTCAATACTTCTCCGAAATCGCTCGCGTGCTTCGCGTTGGTGGACGCTACATATGTGTTTCCCTGCTGCAGGAGCACATTCTGAAGCAAGTTTTAGCGTTCTTCCCCGAGCATGATTTCATGTTTCGCGTGGTTCGTTGCGCGGAAGCCGAGCAAAAAACTGCGGAAGATAACTCCGATGGAATGGCGATGCCAGTGTTCATGGTCGTAGCCACGAAGTTTAAGAAGCTACCAATGAAGGTGTTCGAGATTTGCTTAGCGGGTGAGCAAATTCAACGGGTTCAGAAGTCGGATGAGATCACGCTCTCGATAGCGGCTGCTCAGAAAGCCGCAATGGTTTGCAACGGTCTAGTGAGGGGTAGTATCGCCGGCATGAGCGAGATTTCGATGGATTTACACCGACCGGGGCAGGAAACTCCGCGGTACACGATTCACGTGCTCGATCAGAAGCCAGTCCGGGGCAATGGCAAGTATGCGGCCTTCATCGTTCCCCAGGGCCGAGAGACAGAATGGCTTTTTTCGACCCCTCAGGGAAGGCAAAAGCTGCTAGCATCGGCAAGTCACGACAGGTTGGCAATTGTATCGATGCACCGCGGGCACGATTATGTCAGCTGGGATGCGGTGAAAGATGAGCTGGCAGAGAGCGTGAAATCGTTGGCTCCCCAAGGGCTGCATGCACAT ATCCCTTACCTATCGCTCGGTTCGGAAGTGGGCcgaagagaaactgttttcaaaGGCCACAGCGATTTATCCGGAGATTATATTGTGGAGGAAATTCTGGGAGATGATAATAAAATCTTCCGACGGCTTATTTTTTTGAACAATCAGTTTGTGATCCAATCGGAGGCTGCAATTAAGATTGTGAGGGGGAAAGGTAAATCGATGGAATCGAAAAAAGTTGTAGATCCTGGCTATCTTGCCTGTCAACATCATCTGTATATGACTACTGGGGTGCACTTGGCTACTGAATTGGGTCCACACGATGACAATAAGAGCGTGATGGTCGTTGGATTGGGAGGAGGCGGTCTTTGTACTTTTATCCATAAATGCCTAAG GAACACTAAACTTGTGGCGGTGGAAATTGACCCGGAAATGTTGACGGTAGCAACCAAATATTTTGGTCTCACGCTAGACGACCGACTGAAAGTGGAAATCAGAGACGGCATCGACTTTCTGAAGGACAGTGCCGAGAGAGATCGTTGTTTCAGGGCGATCCTCTTCGACGTTGACAGTAAAGATCCAACGCTGGGAATGAGTTGTCCGCCGCAGGCATTCATCGAACGTGATGTTCTGTGCAACGCCAGGAAACTTGTGGGAGACGATGGAATTTTTGTGCTTAATTTGGTCTGCAGAGACGAAACTCTCAGAGGAAAAGTGGTTGAAGGATTGCGACAGGTTTTCAAGTACGTCATGTCATACAAGCTGGAAGAGGACGTCAACGAAATATTCTACTGTGCTGACCATGAAGCACTGAGCAGTGGCGAAAAGTGGCAAGAAGCAATGAAACGATCCGCCGCTGAGATAAATTCGTTGGCCAGAAAACATAAGCTGAGTCGAGATAATTTGATTGAGTTGGGAGAATTTGTTCATGGGTTGACAATATAA
- the LOC129776790 gene encoding eEF1A lysine and N-terminal methyltransferase homolog isoform X1, which produces MSLLPKTASDFGSTDYWNSFFKKRGKKAFEWYGEYPELCGHLHKYIKGKDEILMVGCGNSKLSLDLYDVGLKQITNIDISQVVIKQMQEANKLERPEMLWYHMDATAMKFSDEKYSVVLDKGTLDALFSDDSEATVSTVRQYFSEIARVLRVGGRYICVSLLQEHILKQVLAFFPEHDFMFRVVRCAEAEQKTAEDNSDGMAMPVFMVVATKFKKLPMKVFEICLAGEQIQRVQKSDEITLSIAAAQKAAMVCNGLVRGSIAGMSEISMDLHRPGQETPRYTIHVLDQKPVRGNGKYAAFIVPQGRETEWLFSTPQGRQKLLASASHDRLAIVSMHRGHDYVSWDAVKDELAESVKSLAPQGLHAHIPYLSLGSEVGRRETVFKGHSDLSGDYIVEEILGDDNKIFRRLIFLNNQFVIQSEAAIKIVRGKGKSMESKKVVDPGYLACQHHLYMTTGVHLATELGPHDDNKSVMVVGLGGGGLCTFIHKCLRNTKLVAVEIDPEMLTVATKYFGLTLDDRLKVEIRDGIDFLKDSAERDRCFRAILFDVDSKDPTLGMSCPPQAFIERDVLCNARKLVGDDGIFVLNLVCRDETLRGKVVEGLRQVFKYVMSYKLEEDVNEIFYCADHEALSSGEKWQEAMKRSAAEINSLARKHKLSRDNLIELGEFVHGLTI; this is translated from the exons ATGAGTCTTCTTCCGAAAACGGCAAGTGACTTCGGTTCTACCGACTACTGGAATAGTTTCTTCAAAAAGCGTGGGAAGAAGGCCTTCGAATG GTACGGAGAGTATCCGGAGCTTTGTGGCCATTTGCACAAGTACATTAAGGGCAAAGATGAGATTCTTATGGTTGGATGTGGTAATTCCAAACTGAGCCTGGATTTGTACGACGTGGGATTGAA ACAAATCACCAATATCGATATTTCCCAGGTCGTTATCAAACAGATGCAGGAAGCGAACAAGCTGGAACGGCCCGAAATGCTGTGGTATCACATGGATGCCACAGCGATGAAATTCAGCGACGAGAAGTACTCAGTGGTTTTGGATAAAGGCACGCTGGATGCGTTGTTCAGTGATGATAGCGAGGCCACTGTTAGCACCGTTCGTCAATACTTCTCCGAAATCGCTCGCGTGCTTCGCGTTGGTGGACGCTACATATGTGTTTCCCTGCTGCAGGAGCACATTCTGAAGCAAGTTTTAGCGTTCTTCCCCGAGCATGATTTCATGTTTCGCGTGGTTCGTTGCGCGGAAGCCGAGCAAAAAACTGCGGAAGATAACTCCGATGGAATGGCGATGCCAGTGTTCATGGTCGTAGCCACGAAGTTTAAGAAGCTACCAATGAAGGTGTTCGAGATTTGCTTAGCGGGTGAGCAAATTCAACGGGTTCAGAAGTCGGATGAGATCACGCTCTCGATAGCGGCTGCTCAGAAAGCCGCAATGGTTTGCAACGGTCTAGTGAGGGGTAGTATCGCCGGCATGAGCGAGATTTCGATGGATTTACACCGACCGGGGCAGGAAACTCCGCGGTACACGATTCACGTGCTCGATCAGAAGCCAGTCCGGGGCAATGGCAAGTATGCGGCCTTCATCGTTCCCCAGGGCCGAGAGACAGAATGGCTTTTTTCGACCCCTCAGGGAAGGCAAAAGCTGCTAGCATCGGCAAGTCACGACAGGTTGGCAATTGTATCGATGCACCGCGGGCACGATTATGTCAGCTGGGATGCGGTGAAAGATGAGCTGGCAGAGAGCGTGAAATCGTTGGCTCCCCAAGGGCTGCATGCACAT ATCCCTTACCTATCGCTCGGTTCGGAAGTGGGCcgaagagaaactgttttcaaaGGCCACAGCGATTTATCCGGAGATTATATTGTGGAGGAAATTCTGGGAGATGATAATAAAATCTTCCGACGGCTTATTTTTTTGAACAATCAGTTTGTGATCCAATCGGAGGCTGCAATTAAGATTGTGAGGGGGAAAGGTAAATCGATGGAATCGAAAAAAGTTGTAGATCCTGGCTATCTTGCCTGTCAACATCATCTGTATATGACTACTGGGGTGCACTTGGCTACTGAATTGGGTCCACACGATGACAATAAGAGCGTGATGGTCGTTGGATTGGGAGGAGGCGGTCTTTGTACTTTTATCCATAAATGCCTAAG GAACACTAAACTTGTGGCGGTGGAAATTGACCCGGAAATGTTGACGGTAGCAACCAAATATTTTGGTCTCACGCTAGACGACCGACTGAAAGTGGAAATCAGAGACGGCATCGACTTTCTGAAGGACAGTGCCGAGAGAGATCGTTGTTTCAGGGCGATCCTCTTCGACGTTGACAGTAAAGATCCAACGCTGGGAATGAGTTGTCCGCCGCAGGCATTCATCGAACGTGATGTTCTGTGCAACGCCAGGAAACTTGTGGGAGACGATGGAATTTTTGTGCTTAATTTGGTCTGCAGAGACGAAACTCTCAGAGGAAAAGTGGTTGAAGGATTGCGACAGGTTTTCAAGTACGTCATGTCATACAAGCTGGAAGAGGACGTCAACGAAATATTCTACTGTGCTGACCATGAAGCACTGAGCAGTGGCGAAAAGTGGCAAGAAGCAATGAAACGATCCGCCGCTGAGATAAATTCGTTGGCCAGAAAACATAAGCTGAGTCGAGATAATTTGATTGAGTTGGGAGAATTTGTTCATGGGTTGACAATATAA
- the LOC129777768 gene encoding jerky protein homolog-like yields MDGLQGSSTNVNRKRRSNFLTLVEKVRIIEDFEAGCGTHDFLGKKYGVGSSTVTRIIQKKEAIREAVDKFKEYGVNNRKTLKEQTFPLLEEALYIWILQQRQSNILLTVDILKAKAELLFKMFQDRGLYAVHGFSASDGWMHRFKQRFGLRVKAVTGEKASVNVEAYLNFKKVLQKKIQEMQLSLSQVFNADESVLFIKLLATRSVVTCDETVASGRKQNKTRYTFMPCSNIDGSLKLPLYFICTAAKPRGIKIEELPVSYNHSKKAWMTRLLFRQWFHEEFVPAVRKFSAERGLEPKALLVLDNCTSHYDVDESLQSDDGLIQVIYLPPNVTAECQPMDQSVINAIKRKYKRKLMLALILENEHLSFEERLKKINLQQCISWLATSWEEISDKTIRNSWKKLIDGLPEDAVNVDSKAADDDFKALVSRIDSLAGTKTSEQDIDLWIKDQVYDGDHNPDWVTSEVFSDDEILSSVLKKDQPEMQEEWLVDTEDGSNSFDTSITSTGDPDFGDAIKSIDCLVRYMKHDVAEVCRLNALRSKITEVEWLKRAC; encoded by the exons ATGGATGGTTTGCAAGGATCCAGTACGAACGTTAACCGGAAACGGAGGAGCAATTTCCTGACGCTGGTGGAGAAGGTTCGCATAATTGAAGATTTTGAAGCAGGATGTGGTACGCATGACTTTCTtgggaagaagtacggcgtagGATCTTCTACGGTCACGAGAATAATCCAAAAGAAAGAAGCAATTCGTGAGGCGGTGGACAAGTTTAAGGAATATGgtgtaaataatcgaaaaacattgaaagagcAGACGTTCCCTTTGCTGGAAGAAGCTCTTTACATCTGGATTTTACAGCAGCGGCAGTCCAACATTTTGTTGACAGTGGATATTCTTAAAGCAAAGGCGGAGCTGCTGTTTAAGATGTTCCAGGACCGGGGGCTCTATGCGGTGCACGGTTTTTCTGCTTCGGATGGCTGGATGCATCGTTTTAAGCAGCGGTTTGGATTGCGCGTGAAAGCCGTAACAGGAGAAAAGGCATCGGTAAACGTTGAAGCGTACCTAAATTTCAAGAAGGTTCTACAGAAGAAGATTCAGGAAATGCAGCTATCACTATCCCAAGTCTTTAATGCAGATGAATCTGTCTTGTTCATCAAGCTCCTAGCCACACGCTCTGTCGTTACCTGTGATGAGACCGTGGCAAGCGGACGGAAGCAAAACAAGACAAGGTATACGTTTATGCCTTGCTCCAACATAGATGGTTCCCTAAAGCTTCCGTTGTATTTCATTTGCACTGCTGCAAAACCACGAGGAATCAAAATCGAAGAACTTCCCGTTTCATATAATcattccaaaaaggcttggatgaCCAGACTGTTGTTCCGTCAATGGTTCCACGAAGAGTTTGTCCCCGCTGTTCGAAAATTttcggccgagagaggattggAGCCAAAGGCATTGCTGGTTCTTGATAATTGCACCAGTCATTATGACGTTGACGAATCTCTACAGAGTGACGATGGACTGATTCAAGTGATCTACCTCCCACCAAATGTAACTGCTGAATGCCAGCCGATGGACCAATCGGTCATCAATGCAATCAAGCGAAAGTATAAAAGAAAACTGATGCTCGCATTAATTCTGGAAAACGAACACTTAAG TTTCGAAGAACGATTGAAGAAGATTAATCTTCAACAGTGTATTTCGTGGTTGGCAACCTCTTGGGAGGAGATATCTGACAAAACTATACGTAATTCGTGGAAGAAATTGATCGATGGTTTGCCGGAGGATGCTGTTAATGTAGACTCGAAAGCGGCCGATGATGACTTCAAAGCGCTTGTGTCCAGGATTGACAGTTTGGCAGGAACAAAAACATCTGAGCAAGATATTGATCTGTGGATCAAAGATCAGGTGTATGATGGTGATCATAATCCAGATTGGGTAACCAGTGAAGTGTTCTCTGATGACGAGATTTTGTCATCAGTTCTCAAGAAAGATCAACCTGAAATGCAAGAAGAATGGTTGGTAGACACAGAAGATGGAAGTAATTCGTTTGATACTTCCATTACTAGTACCGGAGATCCTGATTTTGGCGATGCAATCAAGTCAATTGATTGCCTAGTTCGCTATATGAAGCATGATGTTGCAGAAGTATGCCGTTTGAACGCGCTACGTTCGAAAATCACTGAAGTTGAATGGCTAAAACGAGCATGTTGA